One genomic region from bacterium encodes:
- a CDS encoding helix-turn-helix transcriptional regulator: MAGKREVSERRFGEFFKAKRMDLGKTLRTFAMENGLDPGNLSKLERGVLSPPQKGGKLEEYAALLNLKEGTDDWYTFFDLAAAESGRIPDDILSDQRTLERLPLFFRSIRGNKITDEQFHKLIELIKKS; encoded by the coding sequence ATGGCAGGAAAAAGAGAAGTATCAGAACGCAGATTTGGAGAATTTTTCAAGGCTAAAAGGATGGACCTCGGAAAAACACTTCGGACATTCGCCATGGAAAATGGACTAGATCCCGGGAACCTTAGCAAGTTGGAGAGAGGTGTTTTATCTCCTCCTCAAAAAGGAGGGAAACTGGAAGAGTATGCCGCGCTATTGAATCTTAAAGAGGGTACTGATGATTGGTACACATTCTTTGATCTTGCTGCCGCCGAATCTGGGCGAATACCTGATGATATCTTATCCGATCAAAGAACCCTGGAACGGCTGCCGTTATTCTTCAGGTCAATCAGGGGCAATAAGATAACCGATGAGCAGTTTCATAAATTGATCGAGCTAATCAAAAAGAGCTAA
- a CDS encoding patatin-like phospholipase family protein, with amino-acid sequence MGKTALVLSGGGGKGAFQVGAEKYLREEKGYTWDIIAGVSVGALNGTMLAMEKYARLEEIWKTISNKMVYSGKFNLRTLWKLYRGAKSIYSNDPLAAIVEREVELDKIVKELRIGTVSLNSGRYTVYGGDDPNIKRAVLASTVVPIVWPPQYVSSECQMMVDGSLRRFSPIGDVLDADPDEVVVINCWPKHPAALAHPPRNILDIALRALDISSSGIICSDIHEFTHINNNVREAARHGVTLHNPKGKPYKEYKCLIIEPTEQLELVLDFSRETVDKGLQMGWERAREVAGWREPKAQRPKTKVKPGEP; translated from the coding sequence ATGGGTAAAACAGCACTAGTCCTTTCCGGTGGCGGTGGCAAGGGGGCCTTCCAGGTGGGTGCCGAGAAGTACCTGCGGGAGGAGAAAGGGTACACCTGGGATATCATTGCCGGCGTGTCGGTTGGGGCCCTCAACGGCACCATGCTGGCCATGGAGAAGTACGCGAGACTGGAGGAGATTTGGAAGACCATCTCCAATAAAATGGTGTACAGCGGGAAGTTTAATCTCCGCACCCTGTGGAAACTGTACCGTGGCGCCAAATCCATCTACAGCAACGACCCTCTGGCCGCCATCGTGGAAAGGGAAGTCGAGCTGGATAAGATCGTCAAGGAGCTTCGGATCGGCACCGTATCACTCAACTCGGGACGTTACACTGTTTACGGAGGGGATGATCCCAACATCAAAAGAGCCGTCCTCGCTTCGACGGTGGTGCCCATTGTCTGGCCCCCCCAGTACGTTTCCAGCGAGTGTCAGATGATGGTGGATGGCAGCCTCAGGCGGTTTTCCCCTATCGGGGACGTCCTTGATGCCGATCCTGACGAAGTCGTGGTCATTAACTGCTGGCCCAAGCATCCGGCCGCCCTCGCTCATCCTCCCAGGAACATACTGGACATCGCCCTTCGTGCACTGGACATCTCATCCTCCGGCATCATCTGCTCCGACATTCACGAGTTTACCCATATCAACAACAACGTCCGTGAGGCCGCCAGGCACGGTGTGACCCTCCACAACCCCAAGGGTAAACCGTACAAGGAGTACAAGTGCCTCATCATCGAGCCAACGGAGCAATTGGAGCTGGTCCTGGATTTTTCCCGCGAGACGGTGGACAAGGGCCTGCAGATGGGATGGGAGAGGGCGAGGGAGGTCGCGGGGTGGAGAGAGCCCAAAGCCCAAAGGCCAAAGACCAAAGTGAAGCCGGGTGAACCGTGA
- the sfsA gene encoding DNA/RNA nuclease SfsA, with protein MTLLHSYDALVPGILVKRYKRFLADVGLEDGRIITAFTPNTGAMKTCSDPGSPVMLLHDPKPGRKTEYNLEMVCSDNTWVGVNTGLANTLGARIVDAGLTGYPQLEGFKVLKREATWEDSRFDLKISREDKEGFVEIKNVTFRSDDTALFPDAVTTRGQKHLETLIRAKTQGYTACNLYIVQRSDCRDFAPARSVDPGYADTFHRAVRAGVIMIACLLEVQPDGIYFKRTLPFGEIEV; from the coding sequence ATGACTCTACTGCACAGCTATGATGCGCTAGTACCCGGAATCCTGGTAAAGAGGTATAAACGGTTCCTGGCCGACGTGGGTCTTGAGGACGGACGAATTATCACAGCTTTCACCCCCAATACAGGAGCCATGAAGACCTGCTCCGATCCCGGGTCGCCGGTCATGCTTCTCCACGACCCGAAACCTGGCCGGAAGACAGAGTACAACCTTGAAATGGTCTGTTCTGATAACACCTGGGTGGGTGTAAACACCGGCCTCGCCAACACACTCGGTGCCCGGATCGTAGACGCGGGTCTCACCGGTTATCCACAGCTGGAGGGGTTCAAGGTTTTAAAGCGAGAGGCCACCTGGGAAGACTCACGGTTCGACCTGAAGATCTCTCGCGAGGATAAAGAAGGTTTTGTGGAGATCAAGAACGTCACCTTCAGGTCGGATGACACCGCCCTTTTCCCGGATGCCGTTACTACCCGGGGCCAGAAACACCTTGAAACCCTCATTCGGGCCAAAACCCAGGGATACACCGCCTGCAACCTTTACATCGTCCAGCGCTCCGACTGCCGTGACTTTGCTCCGGCCCGGAGTGTCGATCCCGGCTATGCCGACACCTTTCACCGGGCTGTTCGGGCGGGCGTCATCATGATAGCTTGCCTTCTCGAGGTCCAGCCCGATGGGATCTATTTCAAGCGCACTCTTCCGTTTGGGGAAATAGAAGTATAA
- a CDS encoding phosphoenolpyruvate carboxykinase, with the protein MNTTDSHMYLRDMRWEGKQVILHTDGLLCTSVREVVTSRAFERVLHLFLNHLEDHGDPLLSGLFSGHKTKEERRLLLVLLRALSDAPIEYAVKAIPGTEAYLQNPRPLYLFVESLYDFWRSFDRYLVCFSEEGPLSHDKRPYRTFNATMERLTDTTRALYRDICEHISGDHCRIFRQLHAGCNVGTIAVRREWPSPDQSTELLHNIPFISQVLINPPFIIDPPENKRTGQFIRVKKNPLEGIELKSDEWLCYPAQVGPTIIFVYFHQSFMGLGCSLANLFELATDEQVTQGPDAIYLYGVDPGHMEQYGDLPTVFFDDEEKDFLVAAIPRGDAFGYFGYLKKMMLTIHNIKMMKKGRMPFHGALAQITLRNSATATILLIGETATGKSETLEALRTDGKNQISRMTILADDMGSLEVAEDRSIMGYGTETGAFIRLDDLEHGYAFNQVDRAIIMSPQKVNARVVLPVAFIDEILKGLEIDMILYANNYEEVDNDHPVISGFSDAREALTVFREGAAMSKGTTTSTGLTHSYFANIFGPQQYRKLHEKLAEKVFEAAFAKGTFVGQMRTRLGVPGSERTGPLEAARVLLELISNHK; encoded by the coding sequence ATGAATACAACCGATTCCCATATGTACCTCCGTGACATGCGGTGGGAGGGCAAGCAGGTTATCCTCCACACCGACGGTCTCCTGTGCACCAGCGTCAGGGAGGTGGTGACCAGTAGAGCTTTTGAAAGGGTACTTCATCTTTTTCTGAACCACCTGGAAGACCATGGCGACCCTCTTCTTTCAGGCCTGTTCAGCGGACATAAAACAAAAGAGGAGCGCCGGCTCCTCCTGGTCCTGTTGAGAGCCCTGTCCGACGCACCCATCGAATACGCAGTCAAAGCCATACCCGGTACCGAGGCATACCTCCAAAACCCACGGCCTCTTTACCTGTTTGTGGAATCTCTCTACGATTTCTGGAGGTCTTTCGACCGGTACCTGGTCTGTTTCTCCGAGGAAGGGCCATTGAGTCACGACAAAAGGCCCTATCGAACATTCAACGCCACTATGGAACGTCTAACCGACACAACCAGGGCCCTTTACCGGGATATCTGCGAACACATCTCGGGGGACCACTGCAGGATCTTCCGTCAGCTGCACGCCGGCTGCAACGTGGGAACGATCGCGGTGCGCCGGGAGTGGCCCTCCCCGGACCAGAGCACAGAACTTCTCCACAACATCCCTTTTATAAGCCAGGTGCTGATCAACCCCCCTTTCATCATCGATCCCCCCGAGAACAAGAGAACGGGCCAGTTCATTCGCGTTAAAAAAAACCCCCTGGAGGGGATTGAACTTAAAAGCGATGAGTGGCTCTGCTACCCCGCTCAGGTAGGCCCCACCATCATCTTCGTATATTTTCACCAGAGTTTTATGGGGCTGGGATGCTCCCTGGCCAACCTTTTCGAACTGGCCACGGATGAGCAGGTGACACAGGGGCCTGACGCCATTTATCTTTACGGCGTCGATCCCGGCCACATGGAACAGTACGGAGACCTTCCCACAGTCTTTTTCGACGACGAGGAAAAGGATTTTCTGGTCGCCGCCATCCCGAGGGGGGACGCTTTCGGCTATTTCGGTTATCTGAAAAAGATGATGTTGACCATCCACAATATCAAGATGATGAAAAAAGGCCGAATGCCCTTCCACGGAGCCCTTGCACAGATCACCCTGAGGAACTCTGCCACGGCCACCATTCTGCTCATCGGGGAGACCGCAACAGGAAAGTCGGAAACTTTAGAAGCCCTGCGCACTGACGGCAAGAACCAGATAAGCAGGATGACCATCCTGGCTGACGACATGGGTTCCCTGGAGGTTGCAGAGGACAGAAGCATTATGGGATACGGGACAGAGACGGGGGCCTTCATCAGGCTGGATGATCTGGAACACGGGTACGCTTTTAACCAGGTGGACAGAGCTATCATCATGAGCCCCCAAAAAGTCAATGCCAGGGTTGTTCTGCCGGTGGCTTTCATTGATGAGATCCTCAAGGGACTGGAGATCGACATGATCCTCTACGCCAACAATTACGAGGAGGTGGACAATGATCACCCGGTCATCAGCGGTTTTTCGGATGCCCGGGAAGCCCTGACCGTATTCCGTGAGGGCGCAGCCATGTCCAAGGGGACCACGACCTCCACCGGACTTACACACAGCTATTTCGCCAACATCTTCGGTCCCCAGCAATATCGAAAACTCCACGAAAAACTGGCTGAAAAGGTATTTGAGGCGGCTTTTGCCAAGGGAACCTTCGTCGGACAAATGCGAACAAGACTGGGGGTGCCTGGTTCCGAGAGGACCGGCCCCCTGGAAGCAGCGAGGGTTCTGCTTGAACTGATCTCGAACCACAAGTAG
- a CDS encoding cytochrome b5 domain-containing protein, giving the protein MRYDRTLTLMLAFTVIISVTLSFLAPGNAAARPEFAQFTGNPCSACHLSPQGGGPLKPEGEKFKKSLKDLDIPIDPNLRISTGQRLLYIILYLLHIPFAIAWVGLFLYTFGPALRKRRLVIPPRPYIRQIIYGTIIVLVTGPLMVVFRMKMVPGLFTTRFGLLLLVKIAAVLVLLTATVVLLWHTTVSLSRKYKRLARSLDKGAEIDLTPDDLLLFSGQEKRKALVAIDGKIFDVSGRNLWRKGIHPGGHHAGHDLTGDFGKAPHGKEVFDRVTPVGTVTEPATTSRKGPFSWAIIPGIAASGIILMVVALWRW; this is encoded by the coding sequence ATGAGATACGATAGAACCTTAACACTCATGTTAGCCTTCACAGTCATAATCAGCGTCACATTGAGCTTTCTTGCCCCTGGTAACGCCGCGGCCCGGCCCGAGTTCGCACAGTTCACAGGCAACCCCTGCAGCGCCTGCCACCTCTCGCCCCAGGGCGGGGGCCCCCTCAAGCCGGAGGGGGAGAAGTTCAAAAAAAGCCTCAAGGATCTCGACATTCCCATTGATCCTAACCTGAGGATCTCTACCGGGCAGAGACTTCTGTACATCATCCTGTATCTATTACACATCCCCTTCGCTATAGCCTGGGTAGGACTGTTCCTTTACACTTTCGGCCCCGCTCTGCGAAAACGCAGGCTGGTTATACCTCCAAGACCGTACATTCGTCAGATCATCTACGGGACAATAATCGTGCTGGTAACCGGCCCCTTGATGGTGGTTTTCCGGATGAAAATGGTACCCGGCCTTTTCACAACACGGTTCGGGCTGCTGCTATTGGTCAAGATCGCTGCTGTCCTCGTACTCCTCACCGCCACAGTAGTCCTCCTGTGGCACACAACGGTGTCTCTGAGCAGAAAGTACAAGCGATTGGCACGATCCCTGGACAAGGGAGCCGAAATTGATCTGACTCCCGATGACCTGCTCCTTTTCAGCGGCCAGGAGAAGCGCAAGGCCCTGGTTGCCATCGACGGGAAGATCTTCGATGTCTCCGGCAGGAACCTCTGGCGCAAGGGGATCCATCCCGGGGGGCATCACGCGGGCCACGACCTCACCGGCGATTTTGGCAAAGCGCCCCACGGAAAAGAGGTCTTCGATAGGGTTACACCTGTGGGAACGGTTACCGAACCTGCCACCACGTCCCGAAAGGGGCCCTTTTCCTGGGCAATTATCCCTGGCATCGCAGCCTCGGGAATCATCCTGATGGTGGTGGCGTTGTGGAGATGGTGA